A single window of Candidatus Methylomirabilota bacterium DNA harbors:
- a CDS encoding nucleotidyltransferase, whose amino-acid sequence MSASGLAADPTAFYVAALRALQTAGVPFVVGGAYALSRYTGIFRDTKDLDVFVRPRHAKAALDSLAAAGYRTELTFPHWLGKGFAGDHTIDIIFSSGNGFVQVDDGWFDYAVDDSVLGVPARLCPPEEMLWSKAFIMERERYDGADIAHLLQAQAESLDWQRLVQRFDSHWRVLLSHLVLFGFVYPSERGRIPAWTMAYLMGRLTEEWCTAGPADRICCGTLLSRAQYLVDVESLGYRDARLLPGGTMTANDVAEWTAAIEAPTPTIQDPSENGDAAGRRR is encoded by the coding sequence ATGAGTGCGTCCGGCCTCGCGGCGGATCCCACCGCCTTCTACGTCGCCGCCTTGCGGGCCCTGCAAACGGCCGGCGTGCCCTTCGTGGTGGGTGGCGCCTACGCCCTGTCGCGCTATACGGGAATCTTCCGTGACACGAAAGACCTGGACGTCTTCGTGCGGCCCCGGCATGCGAAGGCGGCGCTGGACTCCCTGGCCGCGGCCGGTTACCGCACCGAGCTGACGTTCCCGCACTGGTTGGGCAAAGGCTTCGCCGGCGACCACACCATCGATATCATCTTCAGCTCGGGCAACGGCTTCGTCCAGGTGGACGACGGGTGGTTCGACTACGCGGTCGACGACAGCGTGCTCGGCGTACCCGCTCGCCTGTGCCCGCCGGAAGAAATGCTCTGGTCGAAGGCCTTCATCATGGAGCGCGAACGGTACGACGGTGCCGACATCGCACACCTGTTGCAGGCCCAGGCCGAGTCTCTGGATTGGCAGCGCCTGGTGCAGCGGTTCGATAGCCACTGGCGCGTGCTGCTGAGCCACCTCGTGCTCTTCGGGTTCGTCTATCCCTCCGAGCGCGGGCGCATCCCCGCCTGGACCATGGCCTATCTGATGGGCCGGTTGACGGAAGAATGGTGCACGGCCGGCCCCGCCGACCGGATCTGTTGCGGCACCCTGCTGTCCCGGGCCCAGTACCTGGTCGACGTGGAGAGCTTGGGCTATCGGGACGCGCGTCTGCTGCCCGGTGGCACGATGACCGCGAACGACGTCGCGGAGTGGACGGCGGCGATCGAAGCTCCGACGCCGACCATCCAGGATCCGAGCGAGAACGGCGATGCGGCTGGCCGCCGTCGCTGA
- a CDS encoding class I SAM-dependent methyltransferase, which translates to MRSETVRRIIRAYDDPVVRAYCWARFGILRQRFLDEIGQYLPEAGPVLDIGCGFGLFSLYYAATGPRRLLRGVDVDGRRIALARRAARRLGLDNVSYEEGDARDFKGDGEMQAAYMLDIVHHIPPARVPPLLAQLRRALPSGGRLLVKDVDTQPAPKRWFTWALDKAMAPRAAVRYWSAEELTAVLEASGFRVWRHLLVDLLPYPHILYICEARP; encoded by the coding sequence ATGCGAAGCGAGACGGTACGTAGGATCATCCGCGCGTACGACGATCCCGTCGTACGCGCCTACTGTTGGGCCCGATTCGGGATCCTGCGCCAGCGGTTCCTGGACGAGATCGGCCAGTACCTGCCCGAGGCCGGCCCGGTGCTCGACATCGGCTGCGGATTCGGGCTCTTCTCCCTCTACTACGCCGCGACCGGACCGCGGCGTCTTCTTCGCGGCGTGGATGTCGACGGCCGGCGCATCGCGCTGGCTCGCCGCGCGGCCCGTCGCCTGGGGCTCGACAACGTGAGCTACGAAGAGGGCGACGCCCGAGATTTCAAGGGCGACGGCGAGATGCAGGCCGCCTACATGCTGGATATCGTCCACCACATCCCGCCTGCCCGCGTGCCGCCCCTGCTGGCCCAGCTGCGCCGGGCCCTGCCCTCCGGTGGCCGGCTGCTCGTCAAGGACGTGGATACGCAGCCGGCGCCCAAGCGCTGGTTCACGTGGGCGCTCGACAAGGCCATGGCTCCCCGGGCGGCAGTCCGCTACTGGAGCGCCGAGGAGCTGACAGCGGTCCTCGAAGCGAGCGGGTTTCGCGTCTGGCGCCACCTGCTCGTCGATCTGCTGCCCTATCCGCACATCCTCTACATCTGCGAGGCGCGCCCGTGA
- a CDS encoding BON domain-containing protein, whose translation MQRVMTFVALFLLAYPAVVHGQAQNRAPGPPARAERPADSRPGFMASAGRAIVDVWITSKAKAKLIADRRITRAVNVETHAGVVTLRGKVASREEKRLAEQVVHGTSGVRAVRSSLQIVPDSRRKSVDARDKDITKDLEARIEQDAMLKDADIDVRSDNGMVTLTGSVSSARASARARALARATSGVQGVRNELRSR comes from the coding sequence ATGCAGCGGGTGATGACGTTCGTAGCGCTGTTCCTGCTCGCCTACCCTGCCGTCGTGCACGGGCAGGCCCAGAACAGAGCCCCCGGACCGCCGGCCCGGGCCGAGCGGCCGGCGGATAGCAGGCCCGGATTCATGGCCAGCGCCGGCCGCGCCATCGTCGATGTGTGGATAACGTCCAAGGCCAAAGCCAAACTCATCGCCGACAGGCGCATCACCCGAGCCGTCAACGTCGAGACCCACGCCGGGGTTGTCACCCTCCGCGGCAAGGTGGCGAGTCGCGAAGAGAAGCGGCTCGCCGAGCAGGTGGTCCACGGCACCAGCGGCGTCAGGGCGGTGCGCAGCTCGCTCCAGATCGTGCCCGACTCCCGGCGCAAGAGCGTCGACGCCCGGGACAAGGACATCACGAAGGATCTCGAAGCCCGGATCGAGCAGGACGCGATGCTCAAGGACGCCGACATCGACGTGCGCTCGGACAATGGCATGGTCACGCTGACCGGCTCGGTGTCCAGCGCCCGGGCCAGTGCCCGGGCGCGGGCGCTGGCGCGGGCCACGAGCGGGGTGCAGGGGGTGCGGAACGAGTTGAGGTCGCGGTAG